In Planctobacterium marinum, the DNA window GACGAGCAACGGTTGTCAATTCAGACATAGCTCAGTCTCCCTTATAGCTCGGTGACAAGTTTTTCAACAATGTCACTGTGTGCTGCTGAATCAATTTCACGAGCTAAGATACGCTCCGCGCCCACAACTGCCAGAGTTGCAACCTGTTTGCGAAGTTCTTCTTTAACACGATTACGTTCAGCTTCGACTTCGGCTTTACCTTGATCAATGATTTTGGCACGCTCGTCGTGACCGCGTTGAGTTTCCTCATCTACGATCTGCGTAGCACGCTTTTTCGCTTGTTCAATAATGTCAGCCGCCTGTGCTTTTG includes these proteins:
- the atpF gene encoding F0F1 ATP synthase subunit B, whose translation is MNINATLLGQSIAFVVFVLFCMKYVWPHLLGAIEERQKKIADGLAASDRAEKDLELAQKKATEQLKEAKAQAADIIEQAKKRATQIVDEETQRGHDERAKIIDQGKAEVEAERNRVKEELRKQVATLAVVGAERILAREIDSAAHSDIVEKLVTEL